Genomic window (Indicator indicator isolate 239-I01 chromosome 13, UM_Iind_1.1, whole genome shotgun sequence):
TACACTTCATTGATCTAagaaatttcctttttcctccagTCTTCTTCCCAGATTGTTGGTTTTAGGAAGATGTGATGGGAGGAAAAAGTGCATCCAAAATCAAAGTAGAAACAAGGGGTAAGAGGCCTTTTACTTAAGACTAAACCTTTCATTTGGTTAACTTAGGATTTCTACTAACTGCATAGTGGTAAATATGAACCCTGGTTACTATACCTGCTTGCTACTTCTTCCCGTCAACCCACTGCTGGAAATAGCCTAATTCTGCTGTTATGGCTCTTACGCAGTTGATAAGCGTCTCGAGTCGGAGGAGTCGGGGgatgaagaagggaagaagcagGCAGTGCGCTTAGTGACAGACctcagccagcagagcctgagggatGAGCAGAACGGCGAGAACTCTGCAGGTACCTTCCCCACCTACCTGTGGGCTCAGGAAGTGTCTTTCTCGTGTGTGCAGTAGCATGTGCATACCAGCCCTTTGTGTTTCTTATGGCTGCCtgatcagagagtcatagaatggtgggggttggaagggacctttgaagatcgagtccaaccccactgccagagcagagtaacCACAGGTCACAGGGAcacttccaggtgggtttggaaagtctccagagaaggagactccacagcctctccgggcagcctgctccagggctccagtaccctcacaccaaagaagtttctcctcatgttgaggtggagcttcctgggttccagtttctgtccattgccccttgtcctatcgtcacaggacaccactgaaaagagcctggccccttcttcttgacagccagctttcaaatatttataaacattaataagatctcttcttggtcttctcttctccacattgAACAGCCCCGGGTTTCTCAGCCTGATGGTTGTATCAGTGTTAGTGAACAAAGTGGATCTGCCCTAGAGCAATAttctttataaataaataaattatagtGTTCTCATTGATAAAATTAAGCTGACTTCTTTTTATGGGGCCACTGATACCaaactttttgtttattttcttctttatttatcCATCGACATTTCTCTTCAAAATCTTTCCTATCAAAATGCAGACCAGATTTATTCATTCTGTTTTTCAGTGGATGCCGTAACTCTCTGTGGAAGGACGCTGGAAACATTCTTTAGAAATAAACATAAGCAGCTTTTCAGAATTCTgctttaatgtatttatttttttacctaAAGAGTTGTCGGATTCTTTTGGAAGGCAAAGATCCTGATCTTGTTGGAGgggtccctgctcactgcagtggggttgaacAAAACGACCTTTGAggggaaggttggagtagatgatctctaaggtcccttccaacctaaggcatTCTGTGAAGGGTTTGCTTCTCAGTAGCTTGCATAGAATTAGAGCAGATCTATTTCTGAAGACCTGATGTGGTCTGGGCTTCTGGTGCTAGCTAGTAGTCAGAAATGAGATAGCATCCACACTGCTATTGCTGGTGTGGATATGGAAATGAAATAATGCAGAaaatttttatccttttttacTCTGCGTCTACTGAGCCTTCCTAATCTTAGCCTTGCCCATGAGAATTTGCAAGAGTAATTTGTAAACTACTAAAATTATTATGAAAATTAAATCTCATTCCTGATTAAATTAACTGTTATCTAAGTCTAATTCACTGTTGAATGTAAAGAAACCcctataaataaaaaaaaaaagtgtgactGTAAAAATGTCAAGCACACACCTTGTACATCTGAAACACTACCTGATTAATAGGACTGTGCGGGTCAGGCTGTCACAGTTTTTCTTCGCATGCCTGTAACTTGGAGCCTTCATTCAGGTGATGTCATTTAGCTGGTTGGTTGAGGTTGTATCATGTATGTTGTTATGTTGTTCCCCCAGAAATTACATTATTAAAGAAAATACCTCAGATGATGTGCTTTCAAttcaaatgaaagcagaaaaaaacacgTTCAGTAGACataaagaaaaggacttggggatgttgattaatgagaagctcaccatgagtgCCCTCACACAGCCcaacaggcagctgtgtgctgggctgtatccagaagagtgtggtcagcagggcaggagagggcatTCTGCCCTttgattctgctctgctgagactgctACCTTCAATCCTGCCTCTgtttctggtgtccccagcatgagaagcacacagagctgctggagagagtccagaggcagccacagaggtgatccaagggctggagcagctctgctgtgaggccaggctgagggagctgggggtgtgcagcctggagaagagaagacataTTTCCACATATTTCATCAGAAGATCATGAGTAGAAGGAGCTCAAGCAGCTGAAATTTCAAATTCATTATTTAATGGTGAATTCTAATCTCTGAGGGATGGAATTCTTCAAGGAAGTGCCTCTGTTTAGAAGGCTTCGAACTTAGCTATTGATAATGTTTTTCATGTATATTCAGTTAAAAAAGCATAGCTGGGCCTTTAGTGGCTGTAAATGATTGTGATGCTGTGAAGTTATGTAATGAACTACagaatttggggttttttttgtgaggttttttccCCACATCTGCAAAGCTCTATGGCTTGCAGGCACAAAATTCACTTAAGTAACTGTACTGCCAGAGCAGTGTTTGTTCTCTTGAGAAACCCACTGCATTAAAAACTGTGGGCTAAAGCACTGTCCTTGCTTGCTGCATGCAAGTGAAATTGTGGTTCTATTTCTGAAGTGATTGTAGAAAGGTCAGTGTAGGGTGTGTTCTGTCTATGGttcataaataaaatattggttgacagttgaggctgttcagcttggagaagagaatgagCCAGGgaaacctcagagcagccttccagtagctgaagaggctccaggagagctggggaggggctttgggtgagggctgggagtggtaggatgagggacaatgactttgagctgggagaggggagattgagactggagatgaggaagaaattcttgagagtgagggtggggagaaactggcacaggttgcccagggaggctgtggctgcctgctccctggaggtgttcagcgccaggctggatgaggccttgagcaacctgggctggtttagggcagggggtttggaactggctaagctttgaggtccctttgcACCCTCGAAGTCAAAGAAATTTATCCTTGGTAGCAACAGCATAGAGTATCCCACTCCCTGACAAAGTGCATAGCTCCTGATGGAGAAGGAAGATGTAAAAATTCAAGTGTTGTCCATTGCTAGAATGCTGGCAggcaacattctgtgattctgtggtttgttaTGCTTGTCAGTTTTTGTGGTATTTCTGTGCTGTCATTTAATGTCACCAAGGCTACCAGCTCATTTTGCATCCCCCAAACACAATTTATGCTCCCTGCTAATTGTTGCTATGAAGAATATTAAAAGAGGAGTGGCAAAGCATTGCTTTTCAGTCTTGTGTGAGTTACTTCAGTTAGTGCTTTTTCAGGTTGGATTGCCCAGGCAAGAGCAGAATCAGCAAGGGAAATAATGGTGAATGGAGCTATCAAAAGGAGTTTGATGGCAATATTAAAAATTGTAATGCTTGTGCTGTCCATCCTTAAGTTGGTACTCACAGTGCCAAGGAGCAGTAGGGGAAACCCTCATTAAGTTAAGGGACAGCTGGCATTCACAAGGGTGTTGTAATGGTATTAGACTAGAAAAATAATTGTTACTTCTGGGTTAATGAATGAGCTTGCATACAGTAACACAAGAATTAATGCAAAGCCTTTGGGATCTGCCTGTAATTAAAGTTCTTGGGGGTTTTGGCAGTACATAGAGAGGTACACATGTGAAGTGCTTGCATGTTCTAGATCTGGTTTGCAAAGTTGAATTAGGCTTCCTTTGGAAATTGATGCAAGCAGCTCACAACCTTCAGTTAATGGGAATCAGATATGAATTATTCAGCATGACTTTATCCTGTAGACTTCACTCCCTCTTGTGCTGTGATAGAAGCATAACAAATATTGGGCTGTCTTCCAGAGCTGGAAAGGCATTTCCCAACACTGTGTAGTATGATAGCAAATGTTTTCTAGCATATTAGTGAattcaagcaaacaaaagaagggagattgatGCAAAAATATGCACAACATTGATATAAATACTGCCAGTTAAttaaagaaagcagaagagtgGGGTTGCTGAGGTAGTTGGTCATTCCTGGCACTATCACTAGACAGTTTAGATCCCTCCTTGGCCACGTTTTCTTAGGTTGGAGGAGGGGTGGAAACAGTTTTGAATTGTGTCTCTTCAGAGGGATGCTGGCCCTAACTGTAAAGCAAAGCAATCCTGCCCACATCAATCTTAAGCAATCAGCACTCGGCAGCCCCACACAGGCAGGCTGAGGAAGGTgctgttctttcttttgcaTCTAGGCATTAAATTCTGTTGCttagaaagctttttttcatGCCTAGCTGTCACAATGAGAGTGGAAATaggcaaaatgtatttttaatgtggCAGGATATCTGAactgtgtgttttgtgtttcttcttctgAGAAGCATTTGCTCCCTTTATCTTCCTGAATGGTAGCCGTTGTTATCTTGCCTTTAGCAGGCAGCAGAAGTTTATAAAGTATTTTGCTTctcctgcaggagaagcagagacacCAGTGGACATGGAGACAATTAGCCTGGACCCAGAAGCTGAGgtaaaagcagatttttgtcCTTAGGGGCTTTATAGGGTGGGAAGAAGAGGTAGGCAAAGGTAAGTATTGAAACCTGATTAGAAGATCTAATTCTCCCAAAGGTGCTGGCTACCACAATCTTCCCCAGAATTGGTTCAGAGCCTTTAGAGGTGAAATGGAAGTTTTTTATTCTTAATCAGCAGCTGAAACATCTTGTCAGTAACTTAGAATTGTAAATGAAGGTTGCAGGCACTGAAAGTGAGACTGTGCTGCAGGCATTCTGGATGGGCTGGGAGCTTTTGTGGCAGTATCTACTGAACTGATTGCTGCTGTCAGCCCTGTGggttagaatcttagaatcacctggttggaaaagaccttaagatcattgagtccaaccataacctagcatctccctgtacacaactgtagAAGGCACAGCACCTTAACCAGCCTCGTGCTTTGGCACCTGCAACCTCGTGAGCCTGTTACCTGGGAGTTTTTGAGCTTGGGTGAGGAAGTGCTCAGTTTTTCTTGGAttgactgaccagcagaacaAACATCTGGGGCTGGACAGCATGAATGTGAACTAGATCAACACATAGCCACTGCACACCTAACTTTAACAGAACCACCAGACTATTTGAACTGTCAGTGGTTCCTGTTCATCTGAGGCCTCAAACTGGAAATAGCAAAGTATGTTCCTGTTAAGCCCTAGCAAAGTGAGTAAGAGAATTTTATGCAACACTTTATTCATGCTAGACAGCAGAACTTGTCTGTTTCAGTAAATTCAGAATTTACTGCAGAAGATTTCTAAGTTTGGTGAGTGCTCAGACTCAGGAACGAGTTGTGGCCTTTTTGCAGATGCTGTGTTTGCAGTTGACAAACTTAGACCACAGGTTTATAAAATCTTGTGCCAAATCCAATCTTCACAAGCTCTTTGAAGTGAAGTTTTAATGAACAGCATTGGTTTTGAAACACTTGCTGGATCCCACCATTTCTCTTTCAGGATGTTGATTTGAATCATTTTCGAATTGGCAAGATTGAAGGATTTGAGGTGCTCAAGAAAGTGAAGGTAACAGCCCTAAGCAATGTCTATTGGAACTGGAGATTTTGCATATCTAACCTGTAAGAGGACAGATAGAGGACTCTTTTTGGCTGAGATCCTAATGAGTTTACTTCATGTTTAACTGAAGAAGGTAGCTTTACCCGTTTGTCAAGTAGTAATAAAAACCTTGGGGTTGTGCAAGTACTTTTTGGAAGTGGATGAGAGACAATGCGTGAGGACTCATCCTAAGAAGTACATTCAGGTTTAACATAGCTGGAGCACTGTTATGAGGGccgactgagggagctggacttgttcagcctggaaaagagaagactctgggagggccttatagctgccttccaatacctgaaggtaacctacaggaaggctggggagcgACTTGTCTTGAAGGTGtgtagagataggacaaggggaaatggtttgaagctgagggagaggaaatTCTTCtatatgagggtggtgagactctggaataagttgcctggggaggttgtggatgccccctccctggaggtgttcaaggtcaggctcgatGAGGCCtagagcagccaagtctagttaagagatgttcctgcccacggcagggaggttggagtagatgatctctgaggtcccttccaacctaagccattctgtgatttatgtagattggaaaggacctctggaggtctgtaGTAAACCTCTGCTCAAAACATGTTGCTTAAAGCCTTCTCTAGTGAAGCTCCTGGGTatttccagcctctctgggctgctgTTACAGtgtctgaccatctttgtgctAAGATATTTTCCTTTGTTAGAGTTGAAATATATAAGGAAagattctattttaaaatactaacaaaacccagcaaaacttAAGGGAGGGAACCTCAACCTTGTTGCTTTTATGCCAAAAGACATTCCACGCTGTCACTCATGcattttcctgtttgcttttaACCTTCTCCCCAATTCTTAGACTCTGTGTCTCCGCCAGAATTTGATTAAGCACATTGAAAACCTGGACCAGTTGCAGACTTTGCGCGAACTGGATCTTTATGACAATCAGATTCGGAAGATTGAGAACTTGGAGTCTCTGGTGGAACTTGAGTGAGTCTGGGGGAATTACTAAAATGAGATTGAGGGTGGTTTGCTACTCATTGAATTACTCATACTGTACTTATTCCAGTGCTTATCACCCAGGCCTTCCTCGTGACTCATTTGGGTGCTCTGTGAAGGAAAATCTGTTCTCCACTGTTACTAaacctctgcagtaagcagggagcTGGAAATGAAATGTGCTGTGTAAAGCAGCAAGTGTGGTAGGTGGGTGCAGTTCCTGTGCAGGTGTGGAAGCACTCAGGACCCCCTTGCTTTTGGTAGCCATTGCTCTGTATGACAGCTTTCTATTCCTGCAAAAACTGGCAGGAGATTTCAGGTGACAATAGGGACTGTTTTGGAAGGGTGTTAGGGAAGGAGTTTCTGGCAGGcttttttcccagtttctgggagtggtATCACTCTGGAGATATGTTGCAAAACTTTTCCCACTAGGGCGAGGAGATCTGATCTACTTCTCATGCTTACATAAGGCCTTGGTGTTGTCCTCTCATAGGCAGATTTTGTAGGCAGGGATCTTTCCCAAGGAATATGAATTAGCGTCGTCTCACATTGGCAGCTCCACTGCTGGACAAAATAATGCCTGTCATCTGCATGCATAACAgatcactgttttttttcccctggcacaCTATAGAAGTATTTTGAAAGCCATTTTAGTTGTCATTTCTGATCAAAAGAAATGACACTTAGGACCTTTAGCCTCAAGGCCTAGCAAAGTGCTTGATCTCTGCAGATAGTGAGGTTCCCCATCAATTTACAAGTGACTCTTCCAGAATCATCTGTGCATGATGGACTGAAGAAacctttggtttgttttccttcaggatCTTGGACATCTCCTTTAACATTCTGCGACACATCGAAGGACTAGATCGGCTCACTCAACTTAAAAAACTCTTCCTTGTCAACAACAAAATCAGCAAAATAGAGAATTTGAGCAACTTGCAGATGCTACAGATGTTAGAGTTGGGATCCAATCGAATTCGGGTAGGCTTGTTCTATGTGATAATAGCTGGAGAGTTTTGAGTTCTGTGGCTTGGGATTAGCCTTTTCTGAAAGTGCAGTTCATTGACCTTTATTGGtgattttgttctttctgttgTTCTAATAATTTAGTGTGTAATTGCTTATTGCTGCATGCCACGATGCGAGAGACAGGACGCTCcttgatgcaagcaaggtgtcagtttattgtgcaaagctttttctttatataggttaacataatatcagaaggcagcttgtaattggtcattagtatgtccaagcaacagttgtaaattcatgattggctgcagagagaaagtatcacgcgaacgcatatatttttccaaggcttaagcaagcgtcaggcaagagataaaggattccataattctacaTTCCTCTATCCTcgcttttgctttgttcttgttatcaggtaactgcgtaatccccacaggtcacagtgaccactGGGAGTTACCctatctatgttttcctttctacacagctgcactctgtttaccacccatcagggttaaagcatctccttctatcagtaagacagtgtctggagttctggtccctaaatcaattccttcagctgCACATCCTGGATCCTTGAATTAAGTATGCACGTAGTACTTGGCTACTATATCACTGTTGATGAATTCTCTCCTGCATCCCCTGTGTGTTTCCTTTTGCAGAGTGTGGTTTCCATCTGCTAGAGAGCCAAGCCTATCAAAAGCAGCAATTACTGTTTTCCCTTCTTGGAGCCAGGCACTGTGTCCATCAAATTAGTGAATGCAAATTTAATCCTGTAATTGATAACTTGCTGCATCAGTCTCTATCAGAACAGGATCTTCTTGAGCCTTTGCTCTGAACTGCACTGTACCATACTGactgcttttcatagaatcacaggatattttgggttggaagggactttaaaaatcatccagttccagcccccctgccatgggcagggacatctccctcTAGACcacgttgctcaaggcctcatccaacctggccttgaacacctccagggagggaggatccacagcctccttgggcaatgTGGGCTGCTTAGAAGGGCTCGTAGGGAcgggacgaggggcaatggtttggaataggagcaggggagatttaggttggacatcaggaggaagttctgcacagtgagtatggtgagacactggaacaggctgcccaggatgtggttgatgccttgtccctggagacgttcaagatcagactcagtgtggccCTGACCGACCTGCcttagttggaggtgtccctgctgactgcaggagtgtTTGACagaatgacctttgagggtcccttccaacccaatgcaatttgtgaacctgtttcagtgtctccccgtcctcactgtcaagaattctTTCCTAATCACctgtctcaatctccccttttccagctcaaagccattgacccttgtcctgtcactacaaggcctcgtaaaaagtccctctccagtatATACAGTGCAGTTCGTGACTTTTTCAATTGAGGTGATTTAAAATCTGTGTCACTTTAAAAAGAAGCAGTTCTGAGCAGTCTCTCCTGTCTTTCACCTATGCCTTTCTGTGTTTTGCCTAGTTTGTAAGAGAACTGGTGAAAGAGATGCCACAAAAGACTTGTAATGTGCAGAGacaagaattaattttttagAATCTTTTTCAGTTCTATGCACTTCAGAAAATACTTGTAGCAGA
Coding sequences:
- the PPP1R7 gene encoding protein phosphatase 1 regulatory subunit 7 isoform X2, whose amino-acid sequence is MAAGSGERPQEMMEVDKRLESEESGDEEGKKQAVRLVTDLSQQSLRDEQNGENSAGEAETPVDMETISLDPEAEDVDLNHFRIGKIEGFEVLKKVKTLCLRQNLIKHIENLDQLQTLRELDLYDNQIRKIENLESLVELEILDISFNILRHIEGLDRLTQLKKLFLVNNKISKIENLSNLQMLQMLELGSNRIRAIENVDTLANLDSLFLGKNKIAKLQNLDALTNLTVLSVQNNRLTKIEGLQSLVNLRELYLSHNGIEVIEGLENNNKLTMLDIASNRIKRIENVSHLTELQEFWMNDNLVESWSDLDELKGAKNLETVYLERNPLQKDPQYRRKIMLALPTVRQIDATFVRF
- the PPP1R7 gene encoding protein phosphatase 1 regulatory subunit 7 isoform X1; the protein is MGGKSASKIKVETRVDKRLESEESGDEEGKKQAVRLVTDLSQQSLRDEQNGENSAGEAETPVDMETISLDPEAEDVDLNHFRIGKIEGFEVLKKVKTLCLRQNLIKHIENLDQLQTLRELDLYDNQIRKIENLESLVELEILDISFNILRHIEGLDRLTQLKKLFLVNNKISKIENLSNLQMLQMLELGSNRIRAIENVDTLANLDSLFLGKNKIAKLQNLDALTNLTVLSVQNNRLTKIEGLQSLVNLRELYLSHNGIEVIEGLENNNKLTMLDIASNRIKRIENVSHLTELQEFWMNDNLVESWSDLDELKGAKNLETVYLERNPLQKDPQYRRKIMLALPTVRQIDATFVRF
- the PPP1R7 gene encoding protein phosphatase 1 regulatory subunit 7 isoform X4, translating into MAAGSGERPQEMMEVDKRLESEESGDEEGKKQAVRLVTDLSQQSLRDEQNGENSAEREAETPVDMETISLDPEAEDVDLNHFRIGKIEGFEVLKKVKTLCLRQNLIKHIENLDQLQTLRELDLYDNQIRKIENLESLVELEILDISFNILRHIEGLDRLTQLKKLFLVNNKISKIENLSNLQMLQMLELGSNRIRAIENVDTLANLDSLFLGKNKIAKLQNLDALTNLTVLSVQNNRLTKIEGLQSLVNLRELYLSHNGIEVIEGLENNNKLTMLDIASNRIKRIENVSHLTELQEFWMNDNLVESWSDLDELKGAKNLETVYLERNPLQKDPQYRRKIMLALPTVRQIDATFVRF